One Mesorhizobium sp. J428 DNA segment encodes these proteins:
- a CDS encoding formate dehydrogenase subunit gamma codes for MARDGAGPGRNAALQPSGTQIEVADVAVRTAAIVAACEHLEGPLLPILHGVQQEFGFVPGESLPVIAEALNISNAEVHGVATFYHDYRRAPAGRHVLKLCQAEACQSMGSERVAAMVSQALGIGFHETARDGSVTLEPVYCLGLCACAPAAMLDGEVIGRLDADAIDEIVAEVRR; via the coding sequence ATGGCGCGTGACGGCGCCGGTCCAGGGAGGAACGCTGCCTTGCAGCCGTCAGGTACCCAGATCGAGGTCGCGGATGTGGCCGTGCGGACGGCAGCGATCGTCGCTGCCTGCGAACATCTCGAAGGACCGCTGCTCCCCATCCTGCACGGCGTGCAGCAGGAGTTCGGCTTCGTACCCGGCGAAAGCCTCCCGGTGATCGCCGAGGCGCTGAACATCTCCAATGCCGAGGTCCACGGCGTCGCCACCTTCTATCACGACTACCGCCGCGCGCCGGCCGGCCGCCATGTGCTGAAGCTCTGCCAGGCCGAGGCCTGCCAGTCGATGGGCTCGGAACGCGTCGCCGCCATGGTCAGCCAGGCGCTCGGCATCGGCTTCCACGAGACCGCGAGGGATGGTTCCGTGACGCTCGAGCCAGTCTACTGCCTCGGCCTGTGCGCCTGCGCGCCTGCAGCGATGCTCGACGGCGAAGTGATCGGGCGACTCGACGCCGATGCAATTGACGAGATCGT